The following proteins come from a genomic window of Tepidiforma thermophila:
- the heR gene encoding heliorhodopsin HeR — MAPDEPSPVYRRLRRYNLVMGLVHLAQGAAVLALSNDFALPVHATFMEGPPGREPPRLEHLFDLRIGPAVAAFLFLSAAAHLLLVLPGVFDWYRRNLERQRNDARWIEYSVSASLMVVLIAMLTGIGDIAALVAIFGVNAAMIFFGLVQEHSERPGEGRLLPFWLGCIAGAVPWLAIGIYLLTPGSPGEPPAFVYGIFISLFIFFNVFALNMWLQYRRIGPWRSYLFGEAVYIFLSLAAKSALAWQVFASTLVD, encoded by the coding sequence GCCCTCGCCCGTTTACCGGCGGCTGCGCCGGTACAACCTCGTCATGGGGCTGGTGCACCTCGCGCAGGGTGCGGCGGTCCTCGCCCTCAGCAACGATTTCGCGCTGCCCGTCCACGCCACCTTCATGGAAGGGCCGCCGGGCCGGGAGCCGCCGCGCCTCGAGCACCTGTTCGACCTGCGCATCGGGCCGGCTGTCGCCGCCTTCCTCTTCCTCTCGGCGGCGGCCCACCTGCTCCTCGTGCTCCCGGGCGTCTTCGACTGGTACCGGCGGAACCTCGAACGCCAGCGGAACGATGCGCGCTGGATTGAGTACTCGGTCAGCGCCTCGCTGATGGTGGTGCTGATCGCGATGCTGACCGGCATCGGCGATATCGCCGCGCTGGTCGCCATCTTCGGTGTCAACGCCGCGATGATCTTCTTCGGGCTCGTGCAGGAGCACAGCGAACGCCCCGGCGAGGGCCGGCTCCTGCCGTTCTGGCTCGGGTGCATCGCCGGCGCGGTGCCGTGGCTGGCGATCGGCATCTACCTTCTCACGCCGGGGTCGCCGGGCGAGCCGCCGGCGTTCGTCTACGGCATCTTCATTTCGCTGTTCATCTTCTTCAATGTGTTCGCGCTGAACATGTGGCTGCAGTACCGGCGCATCGGCCCCTGGCGGAGCTACCTGTTCGGCGAGGCGGTCTACATCTTCCTCAGCCTGGCGGCGAAGTCGGCGCTGGCCTGGCAGGTCTTCGCCTCAACCCTGGTCGACTAA